The genomic stretch AGTCAACGGTGCTTGAATTCAGGAGTTGGGGATCAACGGCCGGCACGCACGGCGACGGGGGCGCGCACGCGGAGCGAGCAGACGACGCGACCGGGCTCGGCGACGGAGACGCGCGCGCCGGCCAGCGCCACGCAGCTGAGCTCCTGGCTGCCGCCAGCCGCGTGGGCGGCGACGCCGCCGTCGTACCCCACGCGGGGGTTCTCTAGCCACTTCCTGGCCACGGCCACCTGCCGCAGCGCCCGCGACTCGCCGCCGTCGCCCATGTCCACGCCGCCGGCTGCGGCAGGCCGCGCGTTTGGACGCTGGGATCGCTGTTCGCTAGTACGACCTTCTTCCATCTCGCCACGTTTTCTAATGTCCATCTTAAGATTAGGTGAAGTTGCTTTGGAATGGCCATGGATTTCTCGTTACAAGAAAAAAACACACACAATAGTGCACGTGTCGTTTTCAGTCAGCTGTATAAAACGCCATGGCATATCGAACAAAATCCATTAAAAAACGCTGCTAGCAATGCAACTGAAAGTGACGCAGAAAAGAGGTGGGATTAGTATAAAAAAAGAGCCGGGATTAACGCAGGACAGAGATGAAAATTTCCATCTTGCTTGCCAATGCATGATTAAATTACAggggacatcaacaccagtaaCATCTGGAACTGAATTTTCAACGAAGCTTCAGATCTTGCTGATTAATTTTCAAGCTACTGATTAAATTTAAAGGAAGCTTCAGATCTTGCTCTGAGAGCCTTTGGGCCTGGAGGCCGTCATCCACTGTCTCCCGATGGCCACCAGCTCGCCGGACTCCTTCTTCCGGATCTCCACCGTCACCGCTGTCATCCGCCCTTTCTGCTCGACCACCCGCCCGTCCATCTCCACTTCCTCCTGGACGCACAACATTTCAGTTCAGTTCAGTTCCTTTGAAACCAAAAGCCTCATGGCTTCAGTGCCACGACGCCCCCCTGTTATCTGGCTATCTGCTACCATCACCGGTCAGACCGGAATCCATGGCAATATATCAGGTGAGGACTCTTTTCGTCCTCCGTCATTCCCatgaaaaaaacataaatacatGCTGAAACCATCTCTGCAGTGCTGTTTCCTGAATACATGCAGAGAAAAGATGTGTGCAGTGCTGTTTTCTGAATACATGCAGAGTCTGAACTGAATACTAAAATACTAACTGTATGTTCATCAGATAAAAAGAAGTAGCACTACTCAAACCTGTTAAGAATCTGAAAATGGTGAGAGAGTCCTATCGAGCATATAATTTGAAAAAGCACAGGCAACTGCTTGCTGAGTCATGTAACAGAAAACGTTTGTGCTGAAATGCTTTGGACTCCTTTTGATTGTTTGGAAATTTCCTTGGAGGGAAACATAACCACTCCCCTGTTATCCTATTCCTAGGTAGTAGTAACACGGTTGCTTCTGGGAAACAAACTTCAAAAGAAGCATGTCTACACATGATACAATAGAATGGCCAATCATTGTTGCTTTCTTGTTCTGAAAACTAGCCCGAAGTTGTATCCACAGAAtggttataaataaataaaaatactacggaATATTAGCTAAGAACCGTCAGCACAGACCTCGTTTGCTTTCTTGTTCTGAAAACTAGCCCGAAGTTGTATCCACAGAAtggttataaataaataaaaatactacggaATATTAGCTAAGAACCGTCAGCACAGACCTCCTGCCTGACTGTTCAAAGAACAAATGCTGAA from Sorghum bicolor cultivar BTx623 chromosome 3, Sorghum_bicolor_NCBIv3, whole genome shotgun sequence encodes the following:
- the LOC8077570 gene encoding uncharacterized protein LOC8077570 isoform X3; translation: MDIRKRGEMEEGRTSEQRSQRPNARPAAAGGVDMGDGGESRALRQVAVARKWLENPRVGYDGGVAAHAAGGSQELSCVALAGARVSVAEPGRVVCSLRVRAPVAVRAGRRGGELAHRSDRGGGGLRVLGGGAHGGGRAHGHRPLQLVLLLAGRSRRTRRWRWRGEW
- the LOC8077570 gene encoding uncharacterized protein LOC8077570 isoform X2; amino-acid sequence: MDIRKRGEMEEGRTSEQRSQRPNARPAAAGGVDMGDGGESRALRQVAVARKWLENPRVGYDGGVAAHAAGGSQELSCVALAGARVSVAEPGRVVCSLRVRAPVADAEGSWHTGAIAAVVDCVCSAVVHTVVGAPTATVHYSLSYFSPADRDVHGGGGGGASGEPEGEADGCDG
- the LOC8077570 gene encoding uncharacterized protein LOC8077570 isoform X1, with the translated sequence MDIRKRGEMEEGRTSEQRSQRPNARPAAAGGVDMGDGGESRALRQVAVARKWLENPRVGYDGGVAAHAAGGSQELSCVALAGARVSVAEPGRVVCSLRVRAPVADAEGSWHTGAIAAVVDCVCSAVVHTVVGAPTATVHYSLSYFSPADRDTEVEVEGRVVSRKGKLTAATVEVRKKESGELVAVGRQWVTPTWPTKANKTSKL